A section of the Rubritalea squalenifaciens DSM 18772 genome encodes:
- a CDS encoding ATP-dependent helicase — protein MSTGFSFSSLNEAQRDAVNSLDGPVLILAGAGTGKTRTVTCRIANMLQQGVQPHQILAVTFTNKAAAEMRERVCGMVSQDAGEEITVCTFHSLCVRILREGIEKLGYKKNFTIYSGPDQIGMIKQLIVRKGGKDLNVDPQMVLSLISNNKNAGIDADDQADDLIADIARAYNNELRTQNAVDFDDLLLLAEKLLREHADVREILQKKYTHVTVDEFQDTNGLQMKLLQQLVGKPYNVCVVGDDDQSIYGWRGADVTNILQFERFFPNPKVIRLEMNYRSSAAVLHTANSLIKHNYGRREKELKPSKDGGEKLRLIAMPGDEEEADFIAEEIHERNAVEKKPWEDFAILFRTNGQSRNLERAMRELKIPYRMVGAQSFFDKKEVRDTIAYLQALHNPLSDVPLLRVLNSPPRGIGQGSTVLITDCSRERQCSVWEAMGCEEVLEQLSTKVRNSVNAFVELMQGYHQRLIKKEENMGAVFKEFLEEIDFFEWVKRGCKTENEKLQRVENVQEVYANLSHAHRQGKSLQKFLDQMALQQDKDDDIEKQKGVCMITLHASKGLEFPIVYLVGLENGILPHKRSLEEGTTDEERRLLYVGITRAQDELTMTYCAYRTKYGEQAHCESSQFLKEIDFTHIEELDYDDIMGAEATEEETESFFSGLKSFLDD, from the coding sequence ATGTCCACCGGGTTCTCATTTTCCAGTCTCAATGAAGCGCAGCGCGATGCAGTTAATTCTCTTGATGGTCCAGTATTGATTCTGGCTGGGGCTGGTACAGGCAAGACTCGCACGGTGACCTGCCGGATTGCTAATATGCTTCAGCAAGGTGTGCAGCCGCACCAGATCCTCGCGGTGACATTCACCAACAAGGCTGCCGCAGAGATGCGTGAGCGTGTTTGTGGCATGGTGTCTCAGGATGCTGGTGAAGAAATCACCGTGTGTACATTTCACTCCCTCTGTGTGAGGATCTTGCGTGAGGGCATCGAGAAACTTGGCTACAAGAAGAACTTCACCATCTATTCTGGCCCTGACCAGATCGGCATGATCAAGCAGCTGATCGTCCGCAAAGGCGGAAAGGATCTGAATGTTGACCCTCAGATGGTCCTCAGTCTCATTTCAAACAATAAGAATGCGGGCATTGATGCGGACGATCAAGCCGATGATCTGATCGCTGACATTGCCCGTGCTTACAATAATGAATTGAGAACTCAGAATGCCGTGGATTTCGATGACTTGCTTCTACTAGCTGAGAAACTCCTTCGCGAGCATGCGGATGTGCGTGAGATTCTGCAGAAGAAGTACACACATGTAACCGTTGATGAGTTCCAGGACACCAATGGTCTTCAGATGAAGCTGCTCCAGCAGTTGGTAGGTAAGCCATACAATGTCTGTGTGGTTGGTGATGATGATCAGAGTATCTATGGCTGGCGAGGAGCCGACGTAACAAATATCCTTCAGTTTGAGAGGTTCTTCCCCAATCCTAAGGTGATCCGCCTAGAGATGAACTATCGCAGCTCAGCTGCAGTTCTCCATACTGCCAACTCTCTGATTAAGCACAATTACGGACGCAGGGAGAAAGAGTTGAAGCCGTCAAAAGACGGTGGCGAGAAATTGCGACTCATTGCGATGCCGGGGGATGAGGAAGAGGCTGACTTTATCGCGGAGGAGATCCACGAACGTAATGCGGTGGAGAAAAAGCCATGGGAGGATTTCGCGATCCTGTTCCGGACCAACGGCCAGAGCCGCAATCTTGAGCGTGCTATGCGCGAGCTGAAAATCCCATACCGTATGGTGGGGGCACAGAGTTTCTTCGACAAAAAGGAAGTGCGAGACACTATCGCCTATCTGCAGGCCTTACATAACCCGCTTTCGGATGTGCCTCTGCTGCGTGTTCTGAATTCTCCGCCACGCGGTATAGGGCAGGGTTCCACGGTACTCATTACCGACTGCAGTCGTGAGAGGCAGTGTAGTGTCTGGGAGGCAATGGGGTGCGAGGAGGTGCTTGAGCAACTGAGCACCAAAGTCCGCAATTCGGTCAATGCATTCGTCGAGCTCATGCAGGGATATCACCAGCGACTCATCAAGAAAGAGGAGAACATGGGTGCAGTCTTCAAGGAGTTCCTGGAGGAAATCGATTTCTTTGAATGGGTCAAACGCGGCTGCAAGACTGAGAATGAAAAGCTCCAGCGCGTGGAGAATGTTCAAGAAGTCTACGCTAATTTGTCTCACGCACATCGCCAAGGAAAGTCGCTACAGAAGTTCCTCGACCAGATGGCGCTACAGCAAGATAAAGACGATGATATTGAAAAGCAGAAGGGTGTCTGCATGATTACCCTCCATGCCTCCAAGGGTTTGGAATTCCCGATCGTATATCTGGTTGGTTTAGAAAACGGGATCTTGCCTCATAAGCGAAGCTTGGAAGAGGGCACCACAGATGAGGAGCGCAGATTGCTGTATGTGGGTATCACCCGGGCTCAGGATGAACTCACCATGACCTACTGTGCTTACCGCACTAAGTACGGGGAACAGGCTCATTGTGAATCCAGTCAGTTCCTCAAGGAAATCGACTTCACTCACATTGAGGAACTTGATTATGACGACATCATGGGAGCTGAGGCTACTGAAGAGGAGACGGAGAGTTTCTTCTCAGGGCTTAAGAGCTTCCTTGATGACTGA
- a CDS encoding right-handed parallel beta-helix repeat-containing protein, with translation MPWIKIAILVTVLMIAGAVAVQYLKWQETAASEKRLAEQSAVQRKQNSRKAVEDAQNFLNQGDLAKAERSILLAEGLDTDGELSGDIFQLKAKYKILKAKADEELEALKKREAKADEIISEINNLLAGAEIEAILSQLKNKLSSLDQIEKEGVSDACRKRIGQINSQIDTSRREANIKRLQNLLAEVVSLQTEEEVAGALKAIQARAARDPIPEELQEKIANASKELQQRLQTIQVVKTFQVNLSKENWIDAEQSITAMESLGLGDAQIQQYRLRFQELRAHAEKRDRRVQMLMNEFKSMDTSRFNAAAFSKLDQILEIAPEHAEALALKKRLSTTLDQIRVPGDVADIDEAVKWVNSGGRILLGEGLFYAEIELEKSLKIEGQGVNKTFIESKCAHGPAIYIKQKEGKVNIKGLTVKGIGYIDDQHRHALILVASNAYFENCEFVKAPGHGVAVIAGKLEMKGCKVSQSGWDGVTIKGEDSQAALTDCLFDENAEHGVDFWDGASGTVFRSKIASSSGSGLVVTGGSRVTLAQCTVEKNRETGVYIADGSLVKMDKVLSQGNLLSGVAIQGDLTSVEMSIVASAGNDQAGYFIQGNPTIHGLNRATAENNKQGKIVRK, from the coding sequence ATGCCATGGATCAAGATAGCCATCTTGGTCACAGTCTTGATGATTGCCGGGGCGGTGGCTGTTCAATACCTCAAGTGGCAGGAAACGGCTGCTTCAGAAAAAAGGCTGGCGGAACAAAGTGCGGTCCAGAGGAAGCAAAACTCCCGCAAGGCCGTTGAAGATGCACAGAACTTCTTAAATCAGGGGGACCTTGCAAAAGCTGAGAGATCTATTCTCTTAGCTGAGGGCTTGGATACTGATGGTGAGCTGAGCGGGGATATTTTTCAGCTCAAAGCCAAGTACAAAATATTGAAGGCTAAGGCGGATGAGGAGCTTGAGGCATTGAAGAAGAGGGAGGCTAAAGCTGATGAAATTATTAGTGAGATCAATAATCTGTTAGCGGGGGCTGAGATTGAAGCGATTTTATCTCAGCTTAAAAACAAGCTTTCTAGTCTCGACCAAATCGAGAAGGAAGGAGTCAGCGATGCCTGTAGGAAAAGGATTGGGCAAATCAACTCTCAAATCGACACCTCAAGACGAGAGGCAAATATCAAGAGGCTTCAAAATTTGCTAGCGGAAGTAGTTTCATTGCAGACAGAGGAAGAGGTCGCGGGAGCACTTAAAGCTATCCAAGCCCGAGCAGCCCGTGACCCCATTCCGGAAGAATTGCAGGAGAAAATTGCAAATGCCTCCAAGGAGCTTCAGCAAAGACTTCAGACGATTCAGGTGGTGAAAACTTTTCAGGTAAACTTGTCGAAGGAGAACTGGATTGACGCTGAGCAGTCCATCACCGCCATGGAGTCGCTTGGTTTGGGTGACGCGCAAATACAGCAATATCGATTAAGGTTTCAAGAGCTTCGCGCTCACGCGGAAAAAAGAGACCGACGCGTGCAAATGTTGATGAACGAGTTCAAGAGTATGGACACTTCTCGTTTTAATGCTGCCGCATTTTCAAAACTTGACCAGATTCTTGAGATAGCGCCTGAGCACGCGGAAGCATTGGCACTAAAGAAACGCCTGTCTACCACCTTGGACCAGATCCGCGTTCCTGGAGATGTAGCTGACATTGATGAGGCCGTGAAATGGGTTAATAGCGGGGGGAGAATACTTCTTGGAGAAGGTTTGTTCTATGCGGAGATTGAATTGGAGAAGAGCCTGAAGATAGAAGGCCAGGGGGTGAATAAAACATTTATCGAGTCCAAGTGCGCGCACGGCCCTGCTATTTATATTAAGCAGAAGGAAGGCAAGGTGAACATAAAAGGGCTTACGGTAAAGGGAATAGGCTATATCGACGACCAGCATCGTCATGCGCTAATCCTCGTCGCATCCAATGCGTATTTTGAGAATTGCGAGTTCGTCAAAGCACCAGGGCATGGAGTAGCTGTTATTGCTGGCAAGCTAGAGATGAAGGGGTGCAAAGTATCACAGAGCGGCTGGGATGGAGTCACCATTAAAGGGGAGGACAGTCAAGCCGCGCTGACTGACTGCCTATTTGATGAAAATGCGGAGCATGGAGTGGACTTTTGGGATGGAGCTTCAGGTACGGTGTTTCGGAGTAAAATTGCGTCTTCCTCAGGAAGTGGCCTGGTAGTCACTGGGGGGAGTCGAGTCACTCTAGCCCAATGCACAGTAGAGAAGAATAGAGAGACGGGCGTGTATATTGCCGACGGCTCTCTGGTGAAAATGGATAAGGTCCTTTCACAGGGGAACCTGCTCTCAGGTGTTGCCATCCAAGGCGATCTTACTTCTGTTGAAATGAGTATCGTGGCTTCTGCGGGGAATGACCAGGCAGGCTACTTTATCCAGGGCAACCCCACGATTCATGGGCTAAACCGTGCTACAGCAGAGAATAATAAACAGGGTAAAATTGTAAGGAAATAG
- the ftsY gene encoding signal recognition particle-docking protein FtsY, with product MSGFFKKLINKVRNKAEIDWDELEADLIAADLGAKLTMTIVDELQDLGRQITADDVSDTAKRHIAEILPEDKLDLRPREDGLPYVILMVGVNGTGKTTSTAKLSQYLKSQGHSVMVAAADTFRAAAVEQLEVWANRLEIPLVKGAPNADPSSVCYTAHQKAIAEGTQFLILDTAGRLHTRHNLMSELEKIERTVGKQDPSAPHLKMIVVDATTGGNALQQAREFNKAIALDGLVVTKLDGSGKGGIIVSIYQELGIAPKFIGLGEEAHQFKPFRKEEFVEDIM from the coding sequence ATGTCAGGCTTTTTCAAAAAACTCATCAACAAGGTACGCAACAAGGCTGAGATCGACTGGGACGAGCTAGAAGCCGACCTGATCGCAGCAGACTTGGGGGCCAAGCTGACCATGACCATTGTCGATGAGCTACAAGACTTGGGCAGGCAGATCACTGCTGATGATGTCTCTGATACAGCCAAGCGCCACATCGCTGAAATCTTACCTGAAGATAAGCTGGACCTTAGGCCTAGAGAAGACGGCCTACCCTACGTTATCCTTATGGTCGGCGTCAATGGGACGGGGAAGACTACCTCTACAGCCAAGCTTTCCCAATATCTTAAATCCCAAGGACACTCAGTCATGGTGGCAGCAGCAGATACCTTCCGTGCAGCAGCCGTCGAGCAACTTGAAGTATGGGCCAACCGCCTTGAAATTCCACTGGTAAAAGGGGCTCCGAATGCAGATCCATCGTCGGTCTGCTACACTGCTCACCAGAAAGCCATCGCAGAGGGCACTCAGTTCCTTATCCTGGATACAGCTGGGCGCCTGCATACTCGCCACAACTTGATGTCAGAACTTGAGAAGATCGAGCGAACTGTAGGCAAGCAAGACCCTTCTGCGCCACATCTGAAGATGATCGTTGTCGATGCTACTACTGGCGGTAATGCGCTTCAACAGGCCAGAGAATTCAATAAAGCGATCGCTCTAGACGGCTTAGTCGTCACCAAGCTGGATGGTTCCGGCAAGGGAGGCATAATCGTCTCTATCTACCAAGAGCTGGGAATCGCCCCAAAATTCATAGGTTTGGGTGAGGAAGCTCACCAGTTCAAACCATTCCGCAAAGAAGAATTTGTGGAGGACATCATGTAA